CACTGCTGTTTCTTCTCGGCTGGAAGATCGTTCAGGTATCCACGGACAGTGGTGCGTCCGTCTTCCTAATCACCCGCAAGGCGCATTTCAGCGGCGATAGGGTACGAACGTCGAAGCTCGGCGGCGACGTCCGAGTCGAGCAGAAGCAGCCCAGGGCGACAGACTCGCCACGATAGGAGGTCCATGTCCGCCGACACGGTGACGCTCGTTGGAACTGGTCAACTAGTAGTCGCGTGGTCAACCGGTGCCGCATACGCAGGAGCCCACCTCGCGGTCGGCGGCGATCTCGCCGACCGCCTGCTCGAGTTCGCACAACAGGCATCCGGCGACCTATCGAACGGTCACCCCTACGCGCCTGACGTGGACATGGAGGACAGCACTCACCTCGTCGCGGATCGGACGGATCTCCAGGACACGCTCCTTCTCAACACCCTCGAGCGCGGCGCTGACCTCCCTTTGGCGACCGAGACGGACGTCGCTGAACGCTCGCTCACTTGCTACGCACTCGTCGTGGGTGCCGGTGAATCGAAGGTCACTTTCATCCGCAAGCGGTCCCCCGTTGCGCTTGGCTCGAAGGCCCTTGTCGGTCGGTTCTTGAGTGGTGAGGTCACCAAGGTGACAGAACCACTCTTCGCGTTCGACAAGGTGTATGACTTGATCGTCACCGATGACAGGGTTCTCATCCTCAACAAGAGTGGCTTCGACTCACTCTTCCGTCACTCGGCCGTGGTTCTTGCCAAGACTCCAGAGTGGGTAACCGATTTGGCGGCGCATCTGCCCCTTGCGCCGGGCAGCGAGATCGCCCTCAACGAAGCGCTACAACGTAACCAGTTTCATCGGAACAAACTCCAGGCCATCCTCAAGCGACCTCATATCCAGAAGCTCACGCCTGCCGACGTGGAGGCCGGAATGAAGCGGCACGGGCTGGACCCGCAAGTCCTCATGTCTGGGGGTCAACTTGTGCTCGACACGCCGGAGAACACTAAGCAGATCCTAAATCTCCTCAACGAAGACCTGTTCCAAGGGGATTTCTCAGGAGATGAGTTTGCGGCAGGAAGCAAACGTCGCGTCAAGTAGCTGCCCTGGCACGGAGATCTCCTGATGCGCTGAGAATGACCACGCAAATCAGACGGCAGCGTCAGGAGTTTCAGCAATCGCGAACAACTCGGCCTGCTCCAGCACCAACTCGATCGCCTTCTCCTCCAGGTCGGGTGGGTAGCCGTTGATGACGAGGAGGCGGCGGACTTTGGAGCGGAGCCCGGCCTTGACGGACTCCTTGTAGTTCCAGTCGATGGTCACGGAGTGGCGGACGGACCACACGAGGTCGACCGAGATCGTCTTGAGCTTCTCGTCGCCGAGTTCGAGCACGGCGGAGTCGTTCTGGACGATCGCGTCGTAGAAGGCCGCCTCGGCTTCGGACAGGCCCAGTTGCTCGTGCCGGTTTGCCTGATCGCGCATCTCCTTGGCGAGCTCGACGAGCTCGGCGATGATCTCGGCCGTCGTGAGCGACCGGTTGGTGTACTTGTTGATCGCCTCTTCGAGCTGCTCGGAGAACCTGCGCGACTGCACCAGGTTCGAACGGGAGATCGTCTTGATCCGGTCACCCAGGATGCGCCGCAGGAGGCCGAGCTGGAGATTCGGCTTGTCTTTGTGCGCGAGCGATTCGAGGAATTCATCGGACAGGATCGAGATCTCGGGGGTGTCGACGCCAGCGAGTTTGTAGATGTCGACGACCTCGTCGGCGGCGACGGCTTCGTTGACGAGTTGGCCGATGGCGGTGTCGACCTCGACGGCTCCGACGCCGCCGCGGCCGGCGTCGGGATTGAGGATCTTGAGGATCGCGGCGCGCACGTCGGCGAAGAGGCGCACGTCGTTGCGGATCGCTGCTGCCTCCTCACGGGCTCCGGCGAGGGCGTAGGCCTTGACGAGGGCGAGCACCTGGTCGAGGTAACGCTTCTGCCGGTCGGGGTCTGCCATCACGAAGTCGAGGACCTTCGCGTGCTCCGCAAGACGCTGACCCGCGGGCAGGTCCGGCGAGGAGTCGAAGTCACAGCCGTGCAGCAGGCCGCGTACGACGTCGTGCTTCTCCAGCATCGCGTCGACGAGTTCCTCGATCGGTACGCCAGCCTGGTCGCGGTCCGAGGGCGAGTATTCGATGAGTGCCTTCTGGAGGTTGGCGAAGACGCCGATGTAGTCGACGACCAGACCACCGGGCTTGTCGCGGAAGGTGCGGTTCACCCGGGCGATGGCCTGCATCAGCCCGGCACCCTGCATGGTCTTGTCGACGTACATGGTGTGCATGGAGGGCGCGTCGAAGCCGGTCAG
The sequence above is a segment of the Nocardioides sp. genome. Coding sequences within it:
- a CDS encoding DUF3387 domain-containing protein, with product MLEKHDVVRGLLHGCDFDSSPDLPAGQRLAEHAKVLDFVMADPDRQKRYLDQVLALVKAYALAGAREEAAAIRNDVRLFADVRAAILKILNPDAGRGGVGAVEVDTAIGQLVNEAVAADEVVDIYKLAGVDTPEISILSDEFLESLAHKDKPNLQLGLLRRILGDRIKTISRSNLVQSRRFSEQLEEAINKYTNRSLTTAEIIAELVELAKEMRDQANRHEQLGLSEAEAAFYDAIVQNDSAVLELGDEKLKTISVDLVWSVRHSVTIDWNYKESVKAGLRSKVRRLLVINGYPPDLEEKAIELVLEQAELFAIAETPDAAV
- a CDS encoding Kiwa anti-phage protein KwaB-like domain-containing protein; the encoded protein is MSADTVTLVGTGQLVVAWSTGAAYAGAHLAVGGDLADRLLEFAQQASGDLSNGHPYAPDVDMEDSTHLVADRTDLQDTLLLNTLERGADLPLATETDVAERSLTCYALVVGAGESKVTFIRKRSPVALGSKALVGRFLSGEVTKVTEPLFAFDKVYDLIVTDDRVLILNKSGFDSLFRHSAVVLAKTPEWVTDLAAHLPLAPGSEIALNEALQRNQFHRNKLQAILKRPHIQKLTPADVEAGMKRHGLDPQVLMSGGQLVLDTPENTKQILNLLNEDLFQGDFSGDEFAAGSKRRVK